AAACAGTGACCTCAAGCCGGGTCTACTTCCATGTACGTTAGACCGAACGAATTGGGGTTTTCTTCGTCACGTGTAGAAGAAACCTCTTTTAGTTCATAACTTCCCAATTTGTTGCAGAAACAACCAAAATTCGAGGCCCTTTTTGGAAgtttaaaacagaaaacaaagcAAAGATCAATGACCCAGATTCTCAGAACTCCGGATTGATTAAGAATTGTACAAACCAAGTCATTTAATACATAATTATTGATTAAAGATGAACCATGTGGCCATGAAGTGTTATAAAGAGCGACTTTTGCGGTGAGAGAGAAAATGAATGAGATAATTTgttggataaaaaaaatatgtggATGGATGtacttctttttaattttcttatccAATACCAATCAAAGTTTCTTACATAGTTggctaaaataaaagaagaattcAAATTTAGTAACCAGATTAATGGGCCGTGTAAAGAGGATTAAGGGTTGTCCAGTTCCTAAGATAATAACTGGAAATTAGGTGGCTTTCCCATTTTAGATTTATCGTTTATTTCGTGTAGCCTTTCACTTTCCTTACTAATTGACACTGGAGTCTGGTCAAGCTCTTATATATGTTGCCTTGGAAGTAGTTCTTGTGATATGTCTCCTCCGCTTCCTTTGAGAGGATTTACTTGTTTATTATTTCCCTAGTTCCTCTTCCTTTTCCTGTGTGGGATTGATTTGTTCTTCTGTTTATCTTGATGAAACTGGAAAAAGCCAGATAAAAAAGAGACTAAGAGAGAGGAAGTttgaaagagaagggggggttTATTGATCATCAATGGCAGGGGGAGGATTTCTGGACCCAGAGGCTGCAAAGAGGGCTCACCTCTATGAGTATAGAATCACAAATGCTTTTATCTTTGCCTGCTGCGTTGCTGCGCTTGGAGGTTCTCTTTTCGGATATGATCTGGGTGTTTCTGGTAAGCATTCTCTCTCTATGATCTCAATTGTTTGATCTTCCCTCTTCCTGCTCATCTCTCTGTTCGGCAATTTGTGATCTGGGTTGTGTTATAAGTTTAGTAATTCCTTCTGGGTCTGTGAATTTATTTTGGATTCTCATTTCTGCATATTTCCAATAATTCGACCCAGTGGTCACTTCAAGTTAACGCTTACAAGTCTGGCTTATCTTACTGAGGGACCCTTAAGAGTGGTTTGGATGGACAACGGAAGAACACAAGTCAAAATCACTCACATGAAACTACGAATATAACAGGAAAAATTGTGCAAGTGTCCTACAGTGTCCCTGTTACCCACCAAGAGTGCAATTAGTGCCCAGTGAGAGCTGAGACTTAGAGAggtgaaggaattcctccttCACTATGGCTTGAGGAAAATTCGGTCTCTTGAATCTAGCCGCAAACCTGTTCCAAACTCTTATACTTTATGCTAATTACAGCCAACTATTGGATATATAAGATATGATCGATCTTGTTcgaaaaatttttaaatttcagagccaaattcaatcatatgtgTTTTCAGTATGCTATTGTAATACTGAATGCAACAAAGGCTCTGCTAGGTATGTTCCTTCTGAGTATGAATTCAAGAAGTGAGCAAGAGAGCTACTCCTATCTAATTACTTGGTGTTGTCTCACTTTCAGGTGGTGTGACTTCCATGGATGActtcttgaaaattttcttcccCGACATTTTAGCAAGGAAACACAAACATCTCAATGAGACAGATTATTGCAAGTACGATGACCAGATCCTCACGCTCTTCACTTCCTCTCTCTACTTCGCCGGCCTTGTTTCCACATTTGGGGCCTCATATTTGAGCAGAATAAAGGGAAGGAGAGCAAGCATTCTCTTTGGCTCTGTCAGCTTCTTCCTTGGAGGGCTCCTCAACGCCTGCGCTGTCAACATCACCATGCTCATTATTGGCCGAGTTCTTCTGGGTTTCGGCATTGGATTTGGAAATCAAGCcgtccctctctatctctcagaAACAGCACCTCCCAAGATCCGAGGCATGATTAACCAACTTTTCCAGCTAACTACCTGTCTCGGCATTTTTGTGGCGAATATTATCAACTTCTTCACAGACAAAATCCATCCATGGGGTTGGAGATTGTCTCTCGGTCTAGCCATGGTCCCTGCTGCTCTTATGTTTATTGGGGGTATTTTCCTTCCTGAAACTCCCAATAGCCTTGTTGAGCAAGGTAAATTAGAAGAAGCAAGAACCAACTTGGAAAGAATTAGAGGCACCCCTAATGTAGATGCAGAGTTTCAGGATCTCCAAAATGCAAGCGAAGCAGCTCGTGCCATTAAACATCCCTTCAGGAACATTTTCGCAAGAAAGAATCGCCCACAATTGGTTATAGCAGCTTTG
The nucleotide sequence above comes from Telopea speciosissima isolate NSW1024214 ecotype Mountain lineage chromosome 3, Tspe_v1, whole genome shotgun sequence. Encoded proteins:
- the LOC122657138 gene encoding sugar transport protein 14-like: MAGGGFLDPEAAKRAHLYEYRITNAFIFACCVAALGGSLFGYDLGVSGGVTSMDDFLKIFFPDILARKHKHLNETDYCKYDDQILTLFTSSLYFAGLVSTFGASYLSRIKGRRASILFGSVSFFLGGLLNACAVNITMLIIGRVLLGFGIGFGNQAVPLYLSETAPPKIRGMINQLFQLTTCLGIFVANIINFFTDKIHPWGWRLSLGLAMVPAALMFIGGIFLPETPNSLVEQGKLEEARTNLERIRGTPNVDAEFQDLQNASEAARAIKHPFRNIFARKNRPQLVIAALGIPAFQQLTGMNSILFYSPVIFQTVGFSSDSSLYSSIITNSMLVLATFVSMYIVDRKGRRFLFLEGGCQMIIAMLVVAIILALEFGHGSEIPKVYAAILVVMVCSFVLAFGWSWGPLGWLVPSELFPLETRSAGQSIVVCNNLFFTALVAQCFLVSLCHLQYGIFILFAALIMVMTCFIYFLLPETKQVPIEEIVFLFQNHWFWRRYVEPSDQNIVPENFK